From Brevibacillus marinus, a single genomic window includes:
- a CDS encoding DNA gyrase/topoisomerase IV subunit B, with protein sequence MIEAQKQSYTEEDIQVLEGLHAVRRRPGMYIGSTGSRGLHHLLWEIVDNAKDETLAGANDRIIVTLYPDGSVSVEDHGRGIPTGMHQSGRPVPEVIFTTLHAGGKFGGGGYKKSGGLHGVGSSVVVALSKWLEVEIHRDGKIHKQRFEHVVDADGVEHVGKPVTELQVVGETNRTGTTVTFLPDPAIFSTTRFDYELIRDRFRETAFLLKGLRMVLIDKRGPEEKREEFCYENGLKAYVEYLNDGKQTLHPVVYFEGEKEDVYVELAFQYNDGYAETLVSYVNSVPTHDGGTHVTGFRNATTRVFNEFARRKGFLKEKDANLSGSDLREGFMGVLSLQMADVQFESQTKDKLGNEEARTIVEQIISEKLGFFLEENPEIARLLIEKAIRSAEIREELRKQREALRGDKKGKGGKRRKSISDKFAPPQYRDPQRNELFLVEGDSAGGSAKQARNSEFQAIFSLKGKPLNTEKAKLSEVLANEEFRTILEVLETDIGEDFSIENCAFDKIIIMSDADVDGSHIQTLLLTFFFRYMQPLIAAGKLYIAQPPLYKVIKEGKKAESVYCWDDAELEQALNRLGRNAQIQRYKGLGEMNADQLWETTMDPNNRKLIQVSLEDLAQCEKLVTVLMGDKVPPRREWIENHVTFVVGEDE encoded by the coding sequence ATGATTGAAGCGCAAAAGCAAAGCTATACCGAGGAAGATATTCAGGTACTGGAGGGGCTGCACGCCGTCAGGCGCAGACCGGGGATGTATATCGGATCGACCGGCAGCCGCGGCTTGCACCACCTGCTCTGGGAGATTGTCGACAATGCCAAGGACGAGACGCTCGCCGGGGCGAACGATCGGATTATCGTCACCTTGTACCCGGACGGCAGCGTCAGCGTAGAGGATCACGGGCGCGGGATCCCCACGGGGATGCACCAATCGGGGCGGCCCGTGCCGGAAGTGATCTTTACTACCCTGCACGCCGGCGGCAAGTTTGGCGGCGGCGGGTACAAAAAGAGCGGCGGTTTGCACGGTGTTGGTTCCAGCGTTGTGGTCGCCCTGTCCAAGTGGCTGGAAGTGGAGATTCACCGCGACGGGAAGATACATAAGCAGCGCTTTGAACACGTCGTCGACGCGGACGGCGTGGAACACGTGGGCAAACCGGTGACCGAGCTGCAGGTCGTCGGAGAGACCAACCGGACGGGCACGACCGTCACGTTCCTGCCCGACCCGGCCATCTTTTCAACGACGCGCTTTGACTACGAACTGATCCGCGACCGCTTCCGGGAGACCGCCTTCTTGTTAAAAGGGCTGCGCATGGTGCTGATCGACAAACGCGGCCCGGAGGAGAAGCGGGAGGAATTCTGCTACGAAAACGGGCTCAAGGCGTATGTGGAGTACCTCAACGACGGCAAGCAGACGCTCCACCCGGTCGTCTACTTTGAAGGCGAAAAAGAAGATGTTTACGTGGAACTGGCCTTCCAGTACAACGACGGCTACGCGGAAACGCTCGTCTCGTACGTCAACTCCGTGCCCACGCATGACGGCGGCACGCACGTGACCGGTTTTCGCAACGCGACGACCCGTGTCTTTAACGAGTTTGCCCGCCGCAAAGGCTTTTTGAAAGAGAAGGACGCCAACCTGAGCGGCAGCGATCTGCGGGAAGGATTCATGGGTGTGCTGTCGCTGCAGATGGCGGACGTCCAATTTGAATCGCAGACCAAGGACAAGCTGGGCAACGAGGAAGCCCGCACGATTGTCGAACAGATCATCTCGGAAAAGTTGGGCTTTTTTCTCGAGGAGAATCCGGAGATCGCCCGGCTGTTGATCGAAAAGGCGATCCGTTCGGCGGAAATTCGCGAAGAACTGCGCAAGCAGCGGGAGGCGCTGCGCGGCGACAAAAAAGGCAAGGGCGGGAAGCGGCGGAAGTCGATTTCCGACAAGTTCGCGCCGCCGCAGTATCGCGACCCGCAGCGCAACGAGCTGTTTTTGGTGGAGGGGGATTCCGCCGGCGGCTCGGCCAAGCAGGCCCGCAACTCCGAGTTTCAGGCGATTTTCAGCTTGAAGGGGAAACCGCTCAACACGGAAAAGGCGAAGCTGTCCGAGGTGCTGGCCAACGAAGAGTTCCGCACCATCCTGGAAGTGTTGGAAACGGACATTGGCGAGGATTTTTCCATCGAAAACTGCGCCTTTGACAAGATCATCATCATGTCCGACGCGGATGTGGACGGGTCGCATATCCAGACGCTGCTGTTAACCTTTTTCTTCCGCTACATGCAGCCGCTGATCGCCGCCGGCAAGCTGTACATCGCCCAGCCGCCGCTGTACAAGGTGATCAAGGAAGGGAAAAAGGCGGAGTCGGTGTACTGCTGGGACGATGCGGAATTGGAACAGGCCTTGAACCGGCTTGGCCGCAATGCCCAGATTCAGCGCTACAAAGGGCTGGGGGAAATGAACGCCGACCAGCTGTGGGAGACGACGATGGACCCGAACAACCGCAAGCTGATCCAGGTGTCACTGGAGGATCTCGCGCAGTGCGAGAAGCTGGTCACGGTGCTGATGGGCGACAAGGTCCCCCCGCGCCGCGAATGGATCGAGAACCACGTCACCTTTGTCGTGGGGGAGGATGAATAG
- the parC gene encoding DNA topoisomerase IV subunit A, with amino-acid sequence MLSNRLIEQSFAEIMGKRFSDYANLVILSRAIPDARDGLKPVQRRILYAMAQEGNTHDKPYRKSAKTVGSVMGTFHPHGDSAIYETMVRMAQWWKMRHVLIEGHGNFGSLDADPPAAMRYTEARLSALAAELLRDIEKDTVPYIPNYDNSTKQPAVLPARFPNLLVNGASGIAVGFATDIPTHNLGEVIDATIAQLKQPDISVDELMKYIKGPDFPTGGIVQGVSGIRKAFATGRGQIVIRARTQIEEAKGGKGKKIVISELPFDVVKSKLVAQIDELVLDRKLEGVLAVRDETGRKEAEQKKVRIVLDIRKDADPEAILQYLYKNTDLQIYYNYNMNAIYEGTIRQMGLKELLAAYIAHQKEVVTNRSRFDLNRKRHREHVVQGLIRAKSILRDIVETIMASENRAEAKQKIIAEYGFTDVQAEAILSMQLASLTRIDIVKLETEAAQLAKEIKELEEILASEQKLIRIIQAELTEIRKKYAEPRLTEIQGEIEEIKLDLAMQINAEDCVVSLTNDGYIKRSSPRSFKSMGGTIDSCGVKEGDRVRTCVETNTSHTALFFTQDGKYFALLVNDIPDAKWKDVGTALVNVLPLEKHQRVIACHIVESFDQPLYVCHISRSGLIKKTALSEFATNRSGALVAAKLKSETDEYVAVQLSDGRGAFLIVTREGMAIRFAETEVSATGRASSGVKAINLGKTDEVIAGLIVAAEDDRILRALTREGVVKRTPLADLPLQGRAGKGQVLLKKRKTAPHALLTCQVEDVRADKLYVQQESGEWQLVQAEHVPVNEPGGSGRVVVEGPLTAWMYEATIGTAEAKEAGTAAPGDQPARVSPLAEADVQQISLFPDDAAEEGE; translated from the coding sequence ATGCTGTCCAACCGATTGATCGAACAAAGCTTTGCCGAAATCATGGGCAAGCGTTTTTCCGACTACGCCAATTTGGTCATTCTCTCGCGCGCCATCCCCGACGCGCGCGACGGACTAAAACCGGTGCAGCGGCGCATCCTGTACGCGATGGCCCAGGAAGGAAACACGCACGACAAACCGTACCGCAAGTCGGCGAAAACGGTCGGCTCGGTGATGGGTACCTTTCACCCGCACGGGGACAGCGCCATTTACGAGACGATGGTGCGGATGGCGCAATGGTGGAAGATGCGCCACGTGCTGATCGAGGGGCACGGCAACTTCGGCAGTCTTGACGCCGATCCGCCGGCGGCGATGCGCTACACGGAAGCGCGGCTGTCGGCGCTGGCCGCCGAACTGCTGCGCGATATCGAGAAAGACACCGTGCCCTACATCCCCAACTACGACAACTCGACGAAGCAGCCGGCTGTGCTGCCAGCGCGCTTTCCCAACCTGCTGGTCAACGGCGCGTCGGGGATTGCCGTCGGTTTTGCCACCGACATTCCCACGCACAATCTGGGGGAAGTGATCGACGCGACGATCGCCCAGCTGAAGCAGCCGGACATCAGCGTGGACGAGTTGATGAAGTACATAAAAGGGCCGGATTTCCCGACGGGCGGCATCGTGCAGGGCGTCTCCGGCATCCGCAAAGCGTTTGCGACGGGACGCGGGCAGATCGTGATCCGCGCGCGGACGCAGATTGAAGAAGCGAAAGGCGGCAAAGGGAAGAAGATCGTGATCAGCGAGCTGCCGTTTGACGTGGTCAAGTCGAAGCTGGTGGCGCAGATCGACGAGCTGGTGCTGGACCGCAAACTGGAAGGGGTCTTGGCGGTCCGCGACGAGACCGGCCGCAAAGAAGCGGAACAGAAAAAAGTGCGGATCGTGCTCGACATTCGCAAGGACGCGGACCCCGAGGCGATTCTCCAATACCTGTACAAAAACACCGATCTGCAAATCTACTACAACTACAACATGAATGCGATTTACGAGGGAACGATCCGCCAGATGGGGCTGAAAGAGCTGCTGGCGGCCTATATCGCGCACCAAAAGGAAGTGGTGACCAACCGTTCCCGCTTCGACCTGAACCGCAAACGGCACCGCGAGCACGTGGTGCAAGGCTTGATCCGCGCGAAATCGATCCTGCGCGACATTGTGGAGACGATCATGGCCTCTGAGAACCGGGCGGAAGCCAAGCAAAAGATCATCGCGGAATATGGTTTTACGGACGTGCAGGCGGAGGCGATCCTCAGCATGCAGCTCGCCTCGCTGACGCGGATCGACATCGTTAAACTGGAAACGGAAGCAGCCCAGTTGGCCAAGGAAATCAAGGAACTGGAGGAGATCCTCGCGAGCGAGCAAAAGCTGATCCGGATCATCCAGGCGGAGCTGACGGAAATCCGCAAAAAGTACGCGGAACCGCGGCTGACCGAGATCCAGGGGGAGATCGAGGAGATCAAACTGGATTTGGCCATGCAGATCAATGCCGAAGACTGCGTCGTCAGCTTGACCAACGACGGCTACATCAAACGGAGCAGCCCGCGCTCGTTCAAGTCGATGGGCGGCACGATCGACAGCTGCGGCGTGAAGGAGGGAGACCGCGTCCGTACCTGCGTGGAGACCAACACCTCCCATACCGCGCTGTTCTTCACCCAGGACGGCAAGTACTTTGCCCTGTTGGTCAACGACATTCCGGATGCGAAATGGAAAGATGTGGGGACGGCGCTGGTCAACGTGTTGCCGCTGGAAAAGCATCAGCGGGTGATCGCCTGCCATATCGTGGAGTCCTTTGACCAGCCACTGTATGTGTGCCACATCAGCCGCTCGGGCCTGATCAAGAAAACGGCCCTCTCCGAGTTCGCCACCAACCGTTCCGGGGCCTTGGTGGCGGCCAAGCTGAAAAGCGAGACGGACGAGTATGTAGCGGTGCAGCTGAGCGATGGGCGCGGCGCGTTTCTCATCGTCACCCGCGAAGGGATGGCGATCCGCTTTGCGGAGACGGAGGTGTCGGCGACCGGCAGAGCGTCGAGCGGGGTCAAGGCGATCAACCTGGGCAAGACGGACGAGGTCATTGCCGGACTGATCGTGGCCGCCGAAGACGACCGCATCCTGCGGGCGCTGACCCGCGAGGGCGTGGTGAAGCGCACGCCGCTTGCCGACCTGCCGCTGCAGGGAAGAGCGGGCAAAGGACAGGTGCTGCTGAAAAAGCGCAAGACTGCGCCGCACGCTCTCTTGACCTGCCAGGTGGAAGATGTGCGCGCCGACAAGCTGTACGTCCAGCAGGAATCGGGCGAATGGCAGCTCGTGCAGGCGGAACATGTGCCGGTCAACGAGCCGGGTGGAAGCGGCCGGGTTGTCGTGGAAGGACCGCTGACCGCTTGGATGTACGAGGCGACGATCGGCACAGCGGAAGCAAAAGAAGCGGGGACGGCCGCACCGGGCGACCAGCCGGCGCGCGTTTCGCCGCTCGCTGAAGCGGACGTGCAGCAGATCAGCCTGTTTCCCGACGACGCTGCAGAGGAAGGGGAGTGA